GCGCCGAACCGTCTGATGGCTTCAGTGAAAATGACCACGGAAATCACAATCAGGATCAGCGCGTTGGCCAGGGCCGCGAGGACCTCTGCCCGCTGGAAGCCATAGGTCCGCTGATCGCTCGCGGGGCGGCCCGCGATCCATGCAGCCAGCAGGGCGATGGTGACGCCGGCCGCGTCGGAGAGCATGTGCCCCGCGTCCGCCAGCAGGGAGAGTGACCCGGAAAGCACGGACCCCACGATCTGGATGACCACCACGCCGAGGGTGATCCCCAGGACGGCCAGAAGGCGTTTCCGGTGCCGGCCGGTGGCGGTCATCCCGTGGCTGTGGCTGTGGTCGTGTCCCATGTTTACAAGGCTAGCCCCAGCCCAGTTCATGCAGCCGGTCATCGGAAATGCCGAAGTGGTGCGCGATTTCGTGGACCACGGTCACGGCCACTTCGTGGATCACGTCGTCCCGCGAGGCACTGATTTCCAGGATCGGTTCGCGGAAGATTGTTATCCGGTCCGGGAGGGAGCCGGCTTCCCACCACGAATCGCGCTCCGTCAGCGGAACCCCTTCGTACAGCCCCAGCAGCACCGTGTCCGGATCCTCCCCAGGCCCCGGCACGTAATCGTCGTCGATGAAGACCGCAACGTTGTCCATGGCGCGGGCCAGCCGCTCCGGAATGCTGTCCAGGGCGTCCTGGACAGCGGCCTCAAACTCGTCGGGGGACATGCTGAAGGCGGAAGGCTCGTGCGGGCCGTCGGGAACGATCGGCAGGCCCGGCGGCAGATTGGTTGGCATGCCCAGACCCT
This window of the Pseudarthrobacter defluvii genome carries:
- a CDS encoding metallopeptidase family protein; protein product: MPTNLPPGLPIVPDGPHEPSAFSMSPDEFEAAVQDALDSIPERLARAMDNVAVFIDDDYVPGPGEDPDTVLLGLYEGVPLTERDSWWEAGSLPDRITIFREPILEISASRDDVIHEVAVTVVHEIAHHFGISDDRLHELGWG